A single genomic interval of Calditrichota bacterium harbors:
- a CDS encoding DUF3467 domain-containing protein, producing MNQSQPSQQIQVQIDEKTGQGIYANLALISHSSAEFVIDFTRMLPGMPKAVVQARIVLTPIHTKSLLKALDENIRRYEERYGEIKMGSDKHESRNIGFQTGEE from the coding sequence ATGAACCAAAGTCAACCTTCCCAGCAGATTCAAGTCCAGATCGACGAGAAGACCGGTCAGGGCATCTATGCCAACCTGGCGCTCATCAGTCATTCATCAGCCGAGTTCGTCATCGACTTCACCCGAATGCTGCCCGGAATGCCGAAAGCGGTCGTGCAGGCGCGGATCGTGCTGACGCCGATTCACACCAAATCGCTGCTCAAGGCCCTCGACGAGAACATCCGCCGATATGAAGAACGTTACGGTGAGATCAAGATGGGGTCCGACAAGCACGAATCGCGCAACATCGGGTTTCAGACCGGGGAGGAGTGA